From one Bacteroides fragilis NCTC 9343 genomic stretch:
- a CDS encoding ABC transporter permease, with translation MKRLSVFFSSRKSWTLPYIIFSAIFVVIPLLLIVVYAFTDDSGHLTLENFAKFFQHHEAINTFVYSIGIAIITTIVCILLGYPAAWILSNAKLNRSKTMVVLFILPMWVNILVRTLATVALFDFFSVPLGEGALIFGMVYNFIPFMIYPIYNTLQKMDHSYIEAAQDLGANPVQVFFKAVLPLSMPGVMSGIMMVFMPTISTFAIAELLTMNNIKLFGTTIQENINNSMWNYGAALSLIMLLLIAATSLFSTDDKDNTNEGGGLW, from the coding sequence GTGAAAAGATTATCGGTCTTTTTTTCATCACGTAAGAGTTGGACACTCCCTTACATTATCTTTTCGGCGATCTTCGTCGTTATTCCGCTACTCCTTATCGTGGTCTATGCTTTCACCGATGACAGCGGACATCTGACTTTGGAAAACTTTGCGAAGTTTTTTCAGCACCACGAAGCTATCAATACCTTTGTCTATTCTATCGGTATTGCCATTATTACCACCATTGTCTGTATCCTGCTGGGCTATCCGGCAGCATGGATACTGAGCAACGCAAAACTAAACCGGTCGAAAACAATGGTCGTACTGTTTATTCTTCCCATGTGGGTCAACATTCTGGTACGTACGTTGGCTACGGTAGCCTTGTTCGACTTCTTCAGTGTTCCGCTCGGTGAGGGTGCCCTGATATTCGGTATGGTCTATAACTTCATACCATTTATGATTTACCCCATCTACAACACTTTGCAAAAGATGGATCACAGTTATATTGAGGCTGCGCAGGATCTGGGTGCCAATCCCGTTCAGGTCTTTTTTAAGGCCGTGCTTCCGCTTTCCATGCCGGGGGTGATGAGTGGCATCATGATGGTTTTCATGCCTACTATCTCAACCTTTGCCATTGCCGAGTTGTTGACGATGAACAATATCAAACTGTTTGGTACCACAATCCAGGAGAATATCAATAACAGTATGTGGAACTATGGCGCGGCCCTGTCGCTGATTATGTTGCTGCTGATTGCCGCGACCTCTCTGTTCAGCACCGACGACAAAGATAATACGAACGAAGGAGGTGGGCTATGGTAA
- a CDS encoding ABC transporter permease: MVKKILAQTYLWILLLLLYSPIVIIMIYSFTEAKVLGNWTGFSTKLYSSLFTTGTHHSLMNALINTVTIALIAATASTLLGSITAIGIFNLKARSRKAISFVNSIPILNGDIITGISLFLLFVSLGISQGYTTVVLAHITFCTPYVVLSVLPRLKQMNPNIYEAALDLGATPMQALRKVIVPEIRPGMISGFMLALTLSIDDFAVTVFTIGNEGLETLSTYIYADARKGGLTPELRPLSTIIFVVVLALLIVINRRAGKEKK; the protein is encoded by the coding sequence ATGGTAAAGAAGATTCTCGCTCAGACCTATTTGTGGATTCTGCTTTTGCTGCTCTATTCGCCTATCGTGATTATAATGATTTACTCTTTTACCGAGGCAAAAGTGCTGGGCAACTGGACCGGATTCTCCACAAAACTGTATTCGTCACTGTTCACTACCGGCACTCACCATTCGCTGATGAATGCGCTGATCAATACTGTGACCATTGCTTTGATTGCAGCTACGGCTTCCACCCTGCTGGGGAGTATCACTGCTATCGGCATCTTCAACCTGAAGGCACGTTCGCGGAAGGCCATCAGCTTTGTGAACAGCATTCCTATCCTGAATGGGGATATTATTACCGGTATTTCACTGTTTCTGTTGTTTGTGTCGCTGGGGATATCGCAGGGATACACGACCGTTGTACTGGCACACATTACTTTCTGTACTCCTTATGTGGTACTCAGCGTGTTGCCCCGTCTCAAGCAGATGAATCCTAATATTTACGAAGCCGCCCTCGATCTGGGAGCGACTCCGATGCAGGCACTCCGCAAAGTGATTGTTCCGGAGATTCGTCCGGGAATGATTAGCGGTTTCATGCTTGCGCTGACACTTTCTATCGATGATTTTGCAGTAACGGTATTTACGATCGGTAACGAAGGTCTCGAGACACTTTCCACCTATATCTATGCCGATGCCCGCAAAGGAGGGCTGACTCCGGAACTGCGTCCGCTTTCGACCATTATTTTCGTGGTGGTGCTGGCCTTGCTGATTGTCATTAACCGGCGTGCCGGAAAAGAGAAAAAGTGA